The sequence TGATCACCTGCTTCGTTACCATCACTATCCACATAGCAGATCCCGGGCCAGGCCGCAACCCCGGCCGAGGGCCGTGCATCCGATTTCCCAAAACTCTTCCCTTGAAACCCGCAAGCCATGCTTGGCAGACTCGCCCATGGGGAACGAATTCTACGGCCACTTCGATACCGAGCGCCTTTCAGGCAGATCCGATGCCGGGGATTTCCGAACGGCCTTCCAGATCGACCGCGACCGCGTCCTCCACACCCCGACCTTCCGGCGCCTGCAGAACAAGACCCAGGTCTTCTGGTCGGGCGAATACGATTTCTACCGCACCCGCCTGACCCACTCGCTGGAGGTCGCTCAGATCGGGAAGTCCATCTGCGCGTGGCTTCTCAAGATGGATGGTTCGCTGCTCTCGGAGAGCTTCCACATCGATACGGATCTCATCGAGGCCATCTGCCTCTCCCATGACCTGGGGCACCCGCCCTTCGGGCACGCCGGGGAAAGGACGCTGAACCACCTGATGGCCGGCCACGGAGGCTTCGAGGGCAATGCGCAGACGCTGCGCCTGCTCACTGAGCGGATTTTTTCCGCAAGGCATACGGGAATGGATCCGTCCCGCGCATTCCTTGACGGGATCCTGAAATACAAGACGCTTTGGACGGAACTCGCCTCCGCAGGCAGCCCTCCGGAAAACCATTTCATCTACGACTCGCAGGACTCGTTCCTCGGATGGGCATTGGGTGGAAATGGTTTCCCGTCCGAGCTTTCACCCGGAAAACCGCGCGACGCGTTCAAATCCATCGAATGCCAGATCATGGACTGGGCGGACGACACAGCCTACTCGCTCAACGACCTCTCCGACAGCATTCGCGCCGGCTTCCTGCATATTGAACGGATCGAGGCATGGGCAGGGCGCAACCAAGTTGACAATGGCCCGGATACGCCGCTCGGAGAACTGATCCAGGCGATCAGGAAACAGCGGGTCGACCCTTTCATCGGGAAACGGATCGGCGGCTATATCCGCTCGACGCGGCTGGAGCGGGACGAGAATTTCCTTTCCGGCGCCAGCAACCGCTATGGCTACCGACTGGTCATCGATGCCTCCGTGAAAGCCGAATCCGCCCTCTTCAAGAGACTCGCCTATGATGTGGTTTTCCTATCCCCGCAGCTCAAGCAGCTGGAGCACAAGGGTTCCCGGATGCTGCGGCAGCTGTGGGAGCTCCTGGAGGCGCGCTACGTCCGTGGCGAGAGCATAGACGGCCAGGATTTCCAGCTCCTGCCCGAAGAGACCGTCTCCGAGATCGAGGCCGCAGGGGATGGGACGGCGCGGGCGCGGCTGGTGTGCGATTATCTCGCGGGGATGACCGATGGATATGCGGCAAGAACCTACAAGCGCTTGTTCTCGCCGGACTTCGGTTCCATCAACGATCTCTGAGAAGAGTAGCCTTACTAGGATTCGAACCTAGAATAACGGAATCAAAATCCGGGGTGTTACCATTACACTATAAGGCTTTTGAGGGCTAACCCGCACCTACCCGAGGCTGATGCCCGGGGCGCGGGAAGATACGCGAAGCATCGGGAGCTTGGCAACCCGGAAATCAGCCCTTCCGAAAAAATAATCCCGGGATCGCACGAAGCGGCGTTCCCTTTTTTGGCGGTGTTTTCAAGGGCGGCTCCAAAAAGCCTTCGGCCGTGATCGTCCTTGGAAAGGATTGGCTTTCCCGCCCGTCCAGCTGCGCCGTGTCAGACCTCCATCCCAATCCCCGTTTTGGGTAAGATGGCTGGGCTCAAGGCGATGATCCGCTCCGCCGGGTGGATTCAGATCCTTTCCACTGAAACAGAGACCTCCATCGTGCATTCGGCGGAGCCTTTGTAGCGGCCTAGGATGGGGGCGACATCGCCGTAGTCCCTGCCGACGGCGATCTTGATGTAGCGGTGGTCCGCGAGGACTGCGTTGGTGGGGTCGAAGCCGATCCAGCCGGTCTCCGGGAGATAGACCTCGCACCATGCATGGGATGCCTGGGCGCCGACGAGTTCGTTTTTTCCTCCGGTGAAGATGTAGCCGGATGCGTAGCGCGCGGGGATGCCGACGCTGCGGCACATGCCCAGCATGATGTGGGCGAAGTCCTGGCAGACGCCCTTGCGGAGCGCGAAGGCGGTCTCGAGGTGGGTTTCGGCATCGGTGATGCCGGGCTCGTAGCAGAACTCGGAATTAATCCAGCGCATGATGGCGGCGGCTTTTCCGAAAACGGCATCCTCGGTGGCGGTGACATCGACGGCGGCTTTCCAGATCTCCGGGTTGAGGGAAACCCAGCGGCTTTCATGCAGGTAGGAGTGGCAGCGCTCGACGATTCCCGGGGATCTGAAGAAACCCATGCCTCCGGAGTAGCCGTCGTTGGGGATATGGAGGGGCAGGTTGATGACGCGGATCTGGCTTTCAACCACCATGCGCCGGTGCTGGGTGCCGATCTCGAAGGCGTGGGTGATGTTCCCGAAGAGGTCTGTGGAGCGGTTCAGGCGTGTGGGTGGCATGACCTTGACCACAGAGCCGAGGGTTTTCTGGAAAAGGAAATCCCTCGGCTCAAGGTGGAGGGTGTTCGCGTTGCCGGTGATCCAGTTGCTGTAGTGGAATTCCGTCCTGTGCCTGACCGAAAATTTCGCGCCCCCGGATTCCCTGTCGGTGGGTCGGCTCACGGTCTCTGCTGCTGTTGCAGGGGTTGCTTGGTTTCTTTGGCACCGGTGGTTTCCTCCCAGGCTTCCGGCACGGGAAGCTCCTCGGGGACGAGGACATACGTCTTGAAAACCTCCTCGGCGATCTTGTTGAGGGTTGACTGGACCCCATCGAGGTATTGGTGGAGGCCCATTTCGAGGACGTCCGCCGGATCGCCGAAGCTGAGGCCGGCAAGCATCTTGCCGGTTTCGCGCTCGGCCTCGGTGGAGAAGGAGCCGTGGCTTGCGCCGGAGATGCGGTGGAGGGTGGCGTTGATCTTGTTGATGCAGTATCGGAGGGAGCGGGGGAAGTCCGGGGAATAGAGCAGGTATTCCATCACGGTGCGTCCGTTGATTTCCAGGCCGGTGGCGCGGAATGCTCCCATCGCGCCACAGGAGCTGAGGATGGCGGACCAGTGGAGCACGCCCACGCCGCTCTGATCCATGCCCTCCGCGCCTTTCGGGAAATAGGTGGAGATGTCGAGGAAGCGTGTGGTCTTGTCGGCCCGTTCGAGGTAGCGTCCGAGGGTCATGAAATCCCAGACGGCATCGCGGGCGGTGGTGGAGACGGAGATGCCCAGCACGGTCATCGAGGAGCGGCGGACCTCCTCGTAGAAGCGGGGCGGGTTTTCCCTGAGCAGCTGGAGCGCCTCGTCGGAACGGGTGAAGAGGTAGATGGCGTTGAGCTCCTCCCACAGCTCGTCGGAAATCTGGTCTCGGATGGTGCGGGCGTTCTCGCGGGCGAAGCCTATGCAGGAGAAGATGCTGTTCGGGTTGCGTGTGTCCTCGGTGAGGAAGCTGATGACGTTGTCGCTGCTTGCCTCGTCATAAAGCTCGCTGAAGGCGGATTCGTCGCCGGTGCTCAGGATGATGGGCTGCCAGAAGCCGCTCAGGCGCTCGCTGTCGAGGCTCTCGAAGTCGAGGAGGAGCTGTTCGTTGACATCGATGAGCCGTGCGAGGTTATCGGCGCGTTCGACATATCTCATCATCCAGTAAAGGGTGTTGGCTACGCGGGAAAGCATGGGGTCGTGTGTTTTGGATTTATTTGAGCACCCAGGTGTCCTTGGAGCCGCCTCCCTGGGAGGAGTTGACAACGAGTGAGCCTTTCTTGAGGGCGACGCGGGTAAGGCCGCCGGGGACGATTTTCACGGTCTCGCCGTTGATGATGTAGGGGCGTAGGTCGATGTGGCGGCCCTCCATGGCGCCATCGCACCAGGTGGGAGACTGGGAGAGGGAGATGACGGGCTGGGCGATGTAGTTGCGCGGATCGGCCTTGATGAGTCCGCGGAATGTCTCGATCTCCTCCTTGGAGGCGGTCGGCCCCATGAGCATGCCGTAGCCGCCGGATTCGTTGGCGGCTTTCACCACCAGCTCGGGAAGGTTTTTCATGACGTAATCCATGTCCTTTTCCTCGGAGGGCAGGAAGGTGGGGACGTTCGGCAGGATGGGTTTCTCGCCGAGGTAGTATTCGATCATCTTGGGGACGAAATAGTAGATCACCTTGTCATCGGCGATGCCGGTTCCGACGGCGTTGGCGAGGGCGACGTTGCCGGCCATGTAGGCGTTCATAAGGCCGGGGACGCCGAGCACGGAGTCCTTGCGGAAGACGACGGGATCGATGAAGTCGTCGTCGATGCGGCGGTAGATGACATCGACGCGGACGAGGCCTTTCGTCGTGCGCATGTAGACGAACTTGTCCTTCACCACGAGGTCGCGGCCCTCGACGATCTCGATGCCCATTTTCCTGGCGAGGTAGCAGTGCTCGAAATAGGCGCTGTTGAAGCAGCCGGGGGTGAGCAGCACGCAGACCGGATCGCCCTCGCGGCGGGGCGAGATGTGGTGGAGCATGTTGAGCAGGTCGCGCGGGTAGGAATCGACCGGGCGGACGCCGAGGGAGTCGAAAAGTGCGGGGAAGGCACGCTTGAGTGCGTTGCGGTTTTCCAGGAGGTAGGAGGCTCCGGAGGGGCAGCGGGCGTTGTCCTCGAGGACATAGTAGGTGCCGTCCGCGCCGCGGATGAGATCGCTGCCGCAGATCTGGATGTAGATGTCCTTCGGCACATCGACGCCGCGGAATTCCTTGCGGAAGCTTTTCGCCTCCTCGATGTAGAAGCGCGGGATGACCCCGTCCTTGAGGATTTCCTGGTCGTGGTAGATGTCGTTGAGGAAAAGGTTGAGCGCGGCGATTCGCTGGGTGAGGCCGGCCTCGATGAGCTCCCACTCGTCGGCGGGGATGACGCGCGGGACGGGATCAAAGGGGAAGATGCGCTCGGATCCCTGGTTGTCGTGATAGACGTTGAAGGTGATGCCCTGGCGCATGAAATACAGCTCGCTGGTCGCTTTCCGGGAGAGGAAATCGTCGGTCTCAATCTGCTGGAATTTGCCGAACAGGGGCTCGCAGTGCGGCCTGACGCTGCCGTCAGGGGCGAACATTTCGTCGTAGAACTTATCGGAGGCGTAGCCTTTGAACATGATTGGAAGGGTTTTGGGGTCTGGCGAAAGGATTAGCATCCGCCGCGCCAAAACCCCAATCGTATTTCAAATTTATCGACCGCCGGTGCCGAAGCTGCCGTGCCCCCCCCCGCCCCCGCCATAGGGTGCGGCGAGCCTTTCGGGCACCGCCACGGATGGGAAAACCCGTTTCTGGAATCTCCTTTTTTCGGATCTTCCCATGAGCCACCCGAGCCCCATGCCGCATAGCGCCAGCAGTGAGAGCGCACCGATGGTGATGAGCGCCAGCTTGAGCGAGCGGCTGCCATCGACGGGTGCTTCCTTGCGCGCGAAATATCCCTGGAGGTTCTCACCTATCCCGGAGACGAGCTTCTCCACATAGAGCTCGGGGTCCTTTTCCGGCTCGGCATCCTGGAGCACCTGCGAGATGTTCGCGACCAGTTCGTAGGCGGGGACTCCCGCCTTGTTTTCGACCAGTCCTTCACTGGCATCCAGACCGCGCCCGAAGCCGAGCCTGCGGGTATCGGACTCGAAGACGATGACCAGCCCGCCGCCGTCGGGCAGCCATTCCTGCTGGAGCTGCGAAGCGAGGTCGTTGGGCGATGTGGAGATCAGGACGCGCTCCAGGATCACGAAGAGGCGGTAGCCATGGCGCGCTTCCAGATCGCGGATGATCTCGATGATGCGCTGGCGGGCTGCGGGATCTTTCCCAAGCACCCCGCCATTGTCGGACAATCCGGAGGATGGCCGGGGAGGGATGTCTGCATCGGAAAGCATTTGCGCCGCAAGCGCACCGGCAAACACCGCCATGAGCGCAGCTATCAGGGAAAAGATTTTCACCGGGGGCAGCATCCATTTTCCCAAGCGCCCTGACAACCATGAAAAGCGTTTGCAGCGATGGATTTGCCGCTTCCATGGAAGGCATCATCCCGCCTAACTCCCTTCATGCGCGTCCTCGCCATAGACCCCGCCGTCCGCAACACCGGATACGCCATCCTGGAGGGCGATCCGCGCAAACCGTCCGTACTCGGCTACGATGTGATCTCCATCCCGCAGTCCATCCCGCAATCCGCCGCGCTTTCCGCGATCCGCACCCACCTCGTGCACCTAATCGCCAAGCACCAGCCCGACGAGGTGGCGGTGGAGGGAATCATCTACGTACAGTCCCACCGCACGGCGATCTCGATGGGTGCGGCCCGCGCCGCCGCGTTGATCGCCGCCGCCGACCATGGCCTGCCCGTGTACGAATACGCCCCGCGGAAAATCAAGATGGCCGTCGTCGGGAAAGGCACGGCGGACAAATCGCAGGTCGCGTTCATGGTCAGAGCCCTGTTAGGGCTTTCGGAAACCCCTCCACCGGATGCCGCGGATGCACTCGCCATAGCCCTCGCCCACCTTCAGGCATCCGATCCGATCCGCGCGAAGCTGCTCGACCGCAGGCTGGTCTGACCTTTGCCACTCGCCTCCACAGAAAGAATTCCTCTGCCATTCCAAGACCCAACGGTCACTTTCAAAAATCTCGCCGGGAAGACGGAACAAACCGTCTGGCACATGCCATGTTTCCTGAATGCTTCGTCGGCGAATCGCTATCGTTTCACCGCAGGTAGTCCTTTCCCGCGAAGCTCGCCTTGACGCCCTCTTGCCAGGCCTTGAGCTCCTTGAGCATTTTCCCCACTTCCTGCGGATGCCCGCCCGCGATGTCCTTTTCCTGGCCGGGGTCATCCACTATGTCGTAGAGCGTCACGGATTCCTCCCTGCGCCGCTTGCTGGGTGCGTCGAGCCGCAGGATGTGGCGACCGTCGATCCATGCCGAATTCAGGATCTCACATGAGGGGGGCTCGCTCTTGCCAGCGTAGCGGCCAGAGGCGAAGCCCAGCGGTTTGGGGCGGCTCTCCATCCTGCCATCGAACAGCGGGACGATGCTCACACCGTCGATCACCGGCTGGTGCCCCATGCTGACGCCGGCGACGTCCAGCACGGTGGGATACATGTCGATATGGCAGACCGGCACATCCGAGCGCATGGGCCTGGGGATTTTCCGTGGCCAATCAATCAGTCCGATGGTGCGCGCGCCGATGCGTCCCTTTTTCTCAATGCCGGAAGTGTCTGAGATCCCGCCATTGTCGCTGACGAACCAGAGCAGGGTATTCTCGGCGATGCCGAGCCGCTTCAGTTCTCCGCGCAGCTTGCCGACGGCGGCGTCGAGCCCCGAGATCTCGCCCCACAGGTTCTGTTCCGCTTCGGGGAGATCGGGATAGAGCTTCTTGAATTCCTCAGCGGCTTGGTGAGGGGCGTGCGGCGAACCGAAGCAGATTTGGGCGAAGAAGGGCTGGCCGCGTTCCGCGCGTTTCCCGATGAAATCGAGCGCGATCTCAATGATGGCCACCGACGTGTCGCCGGTGGTCTTGATCGGTGCCTCATCCTGCTTGTCGCTGTCGCCCACGAAGAATGCAGCACCAAGGTCGAAGTAGTTTTTGCTCCATACGGCCTCATCGAATCCGACCTTCAGAGGGTGGGTGCCGTCACGGCCCAGACCCCATTTGCCGAAGTGGCCGGTCTCGTAGCCGGCGGTCTGGAGCGCGGCTGCCACCGTGACCTCCCCCTCCTGCATCGCGCCCACTGTCGTGACCATGCGTGCGCGCAGCGGGGTGCGTCCTGTCAGGATCGCCATGCGCCCCGGAGAGCAGGTTCCGGCGGCCGAATAGAAGTAATCGAACCGCAATCCCTCCGCCGCCATGCGGTCGAGGTGAGGGGTTTTGACGATGGGGTTGCCGCTGTAGCCCGTGTCCATGAAGCCCATGTCGTCGGCGACCACGAAAATGATGTTCGGCTTGGAATGAGGGCTATCAGCTTTGGCGGAGCCGATGAAAGCCGGAATGGCACCGAGGAGGAGGCAGGCCAGCAAAAAGAATGAACGGGTCATTTTCCGATGGGTGGGGTTTGGCGGTCATACCCGCAGGTGGTGAATGGCCCGACGGGCATGGCGTCGGTGTTGTAGAGCAGGTGTCCGAGGGGCTGGCCCGTGTAGGCGTAACGCACGGCGATCGGCTTCTCCACGCCCCCGGCCGAGACGATGAGTTCGGAGCCGTCGATCCTGCCATCGGCCCAGTGCCATGCGCCGTCGGCGTCCTGGATCGACAGCCACTGGAGCTTTGCGTCCGGGGTGGGAACAGCTGGCAGGAAGCCGTCCGGCAAACCTTCCGCCTTCTTCGCGACCATCAGGCCCACCTCCGCATCATCGGTGAACGAAACGCGGATCGTTTTCCCCTCGATCTCATGGCTTTTGTAAAGCGGGCAGGCGGTGATTTTCTTCATGCCATAGACCTTGTTGAGGACGGATCGGGCCAGCCGGTCGCCGGTGTCGTATTTGTTCGGCGGGTGTTCGCCCTTGGTACCGACGTCGAGGGTGACCGCCATGCCGGTGTGGGGCAGTGCGAGGGTTTCCACATAGGCCTGACGGATCTCGGCCCGGCCGTCACCGCCTGCGGGGTTTTCGGTGGTCGATTCGCCGAGACCCGGCAACTGGACGTAGTGGACCGGGAAGTCGCCCTGTCCCCAGGCCTTGCGCCATCCGAGGATGAGGGATTTGAGTTTCGGGTGATAGGCGCGGCCGTCCTTCATGTTGCTCTCTCCCTGATACCAGACGGCTCCGCGGATGCCGTAACCGACCAAGGGTTCCAGCAGTTCGGTGTAATGTTTGCCAGTGGGATAAGGCGGTTCGTTGAGCCAGCTCTCGATGTTCGAGCCGCCAACCGCGCGGGTCATCAGGCCAATCGGGATCAGGGCGTCCTGCTGCAGGCGGCGAGCGAAAAAGAAGGCCACCTTGCCGAAGTTCGGGGCCGTCTCCGGCGAGCAGACAAGCCAGGCATCCTCGCCCAGCAGGCGCAGCGCGGGGTAGTCGGCCTTGTCGAGCGAGTCCGCGGGATGGTGCGCGCCCCTGCCGGTTTTCATGCGACCCGCCATGTTTGACTGGCCCGCGCAAAGCCACACGTCGCCGACGAGCAGGTTGCGGATTTGCTTGGTGGCCTGCTCGCCGTCCTTCGCGCAGACCACCGTCATCGTCTTGCCCTCCGGCGAGTCGTTGACCGACTTGAGGGGCACGGCGGTCAAAGGCTCGAGCAGGAGGCGCCACCGCCCTTCGGCATCCGCGGTGGCCGTGGCGGATTTCCCGTCGAAGCCTACGGTCACCTTCGCACCGGGAAGCGTATGCCCCCATACGGGCAGCTTGATGTTTTGCTGAAGCACGCCGTTGTCACGGAATGGCCCGGCGACAGAGGGCTCAAGCGACGGCTCGGCTGCAGACGCGCCGATGAATGCGTAAACCCAGGCGAAGGTGGCGGCGAAGATGGGATGGGGTTTCATGGCTTTTGGTATCTTTGGGGGAAAAGTGGCTCAACGTTTCTTTTTTCCGGCGGGCTTCGGATAGATGAAGGTCCGCTCGGCCTCCTTTTCCCAGAGATCGGCCAGCTCGCGCACTTTCTCCGGGTGGGTTTTGCTGAGATCGTTGAGTTCGGAGCGGTCGTCCTCGATTGCGTAAAGTTCCCACGGCCGAGTTTCCCCTGCGCGCACCAGTTTCCACGGCCCCTTGCGGATCGCGGCCTTGCCGAAGTGCTCGAAGAGCAAAACCCGCTCCTCCGTGCGGTCGGCGGCGAAACCGCCTGCCAGGCTGCGGCCCTCCATCGGCAGGATGTCGTGATCGGCGAAGCGTGCGGGATACTCCTGACCGGAGAGCTCGATACAGGTGGCCATGAGATCGACCAGGTGACCCGGCTCGTGGCGCAGTTCGTTGCGGGCGGCGATGCCCTTGGGCCAATGGGCGATGAGCGGGGTGGCGATGCCGCCCTCGTGGTTGCTGCTCTTGTATTCGCGGAACGGGGTGTTGGAGACGCTGGCCCAGTTGCGGCCGTAGGCGATGTAGGTGTCGGCTGGGCCGGGCATTTCCCCCGGACCGGTGCGCACCGGGCGACCGTCGCGGGATCTCTGGGGGACCATCATGGTCTGGAGCTCGTCTTTCCCCATCGGGACGATGTCGTCCGGCAGCGGGCGCTTCGGGGTCTTGCGACCGTTGGCCTCGGCGCAACCCCCGTTATCCTGAAGATACAGGATCAGCGTGTTGTCGAGCTGGCCGGTGGCTTGAAGGGATTCGACGATGCGGCCGATGCCCTGATCCATCGAGTCGACCATGGCCGCATAAACCTCCATGCAGCGCAGCTCCCACGCCCGTTCGGACTCATCCACCGCTTTCCACGAAGCGTCCGCGGGGCTCAGCTTCCAGTCGCCGATGACTCCGAGCGCCTTCATCTTTTCGTAACGTGCCTCGCGGATCGCCTCGTATCCGGCGTCATAGCGGCCCTTGTATTTGGCGATGTCCTTTTCGAGGGCATGCATCGGCCAGTGTGCGGCGGTGTAGGAGACATACATGAAGAAGGGTTTTCCCGCATGATCCTTGGAATGCTCGCGGACGTAACGGGAAGCGTGGTCGCTGATCGCATCGGTGTAGTAGTATTCCTTCGGCTGGTATTCCTCGTCGTTTTCGGGAGTGATCGCGTCGTTGCCGCGTGTGAGCGTCCAGGGATCGAAGAAACTACCGGCACCGATGATGGTGCCGTAGAAGCGGTCGAAGCCGCGCTGCAAAGGCCAGTTGCTCTTGTCGCCCTCAGGCTTGAGCTGCTTGGTCACGTGCCATTTGCCCGCCATGTAACTGCGGTAGCCGGCGGGCTTGAGCGCCTCGGCGATGGTGACCGCGTTGCGCGACAGGTCGCCCCGGTATCCGCGCTGGCCTCCGTCGTTGGTCATCTCGCCGATGCCCGCCTGGTGGGCGTATAGCCCGGTCAGGAGAGAGGCGCGGGTCGGGCAACAGCGGCCGGTGTTGTAGAAGCGGGTGAAGCGCAGGCCGTTCGCCGCTAGGCGGTCGAGCGTTGGAGTCTCGATTTCACCGCCGTAGCAGCCTATGTCCGAGTATCCCATGTCATCGGACATGATGAGGATGATGTTCGGCTTGCCGGGTCCGTCTTCGGCGGTGGCCGTGAGAGCCCCGATGAAGAAACAGATGGATGTGATATGGAAAAGGCGTGTCATGGGATTCATTGAGGGTGGTTTTGAAAAGTCCTATCGACCGGTCACGGTAATGTCCATGACCGAGCCTAATTTTTGCCCGGCGGCATCAGGATGAAAAACTTAAGAGCCACGCCAAACTGCGGGGCTTGATCGCGCCAGAAGTGCAGGATGTTCTTGCCCTGCCTGAGGTTCAGCGTGACCGGCTCGCTCTCTGCCCACAACCCGATCGTGAAGGGCAGCGCGATGGTGGTGGGGGACTTGTCCTCATTGACGGAAAGCTGGAGCGACTGTCCGACATTCGAGGTGGCCACCTTGGCGGTCAGCGTATAGGTGCCGGCCTTGGGCACCTCGATCGTGTAATCCATTTCCGAATGGGTTCCCAGCAGCGGCCCTGCCGGATCGATCCCGGGGCTGTTCGCGTAGTAATCCTCCGAGTGTTCGTCGCGGACGAACTCCGCGACGTTGCCATAGATGTCGTGTAGCCCCCAGGGGTTGGGTTTTTTCCGGCCGACCGGATGGGACTTTCCTCCCGCGTTGCCATTGAACCAGGCGTATTCCCCGAGCTTCGAGGGTTCGTCGCCGAAGAACCAGCGGGTGCCGGTGCCTGCGCGGGCCGCGTATTCCCACTCGGCCTCGCTCGGCAGGCGCGCTTCCAAGCCGATCATCGCGGAGAGATGCTCACAGAACAGCAGGGCGTTGTAAGGTTTCACTCCGTCCGCCGGATAATCCGGGCCGCTGCCCATGCTTCCCTGTGCCTTGCCCATGACCGCCTCGTATTGAGCCTGGGTTACCTCGTATCTTCCGAGGTAGAAGCCCTTGGTGAGGGTCACATCATGTCTCGGGGTGTTGGCGAGAACGTCGCCTTGCTTTTCCCTGAGGTCGCCTCCCATGAGGAACCTCCCCGGTGGGATGTAAACGAACTCCATCGCCACGCCGTCCGCCAGTTCGACCGCGAATTCCTTTTCGGCCCGTTCACCGTCCGGCGTCACCGCGACCCTGAAGCCGCGCAGATCCTTGGATTTTTTCGGACGCGCGCCCCTCCAATGGCGTGTCGCGGACTCACACAGGGAAGCCTCATGGCGCAAGGATCCGCCCCTCACCAGGATCGGCTTCTGCTGGAGGAAGCGCGGCAGGAACACCTGCATCCCGCCGCCGAAGCTCTCCATGGCAATCACATCCTCGCTGTCGCCCGTGGCTTGCGCGCAGGCCGCCGCCGGAATGGTGATGGTGCCGTCTTCGCCCCGGGTGATCTGGCGGGCATCGGGAGGGATGGGCTTGCTTTCCCCGGCGTCGCTCTTGCCGTCGGCCTCGCCGAGATCCGCACCGACGGCATCGGGTGTCACCGCCCCGGATTTCTCGATGATACTCCTCTGGGTGGCCAGCGCGACGGCATTCCAGAAGGCGGGGGCGGCCTTCGGGTCGAACTCCGTGTAGCAACTTTTCTCTCCCATGGCATCGCCGATCCAATAGGCACGCTTCACCTTGAGAAATTCGTTTGCGCGGGCGCGC comes from Akkermansiaceae bacterium and encodes:
- a CDS encoding sulfatase-like hydrolase/transferase, producing MTRLFHITSICFFIGALTATAEDGPGKPNIILIMSDDMGYSDIGCYGGEIETPTLDRLAANGLRFTRFYNTGRCCPTRASLLTGLYAHQAGIGEMTNDGGQRGYRGDLSRNAVTIAEALKPAGYRSYMAGKWHVTKQLKPEGDKSNWPLQRGFDRFYGTIIGAGSFFDPWTLTRGNDAITPENDEEYQPKEYYYTDAISDHASRYVREHSKDHAGKPFFMYVSYTAAHWPMHALEKDIAKYKGRYDAGYEAIREARYEKMKALGVIGDWKLSPADASWKAVDESERAWELRCMEVYAAMVDSMDQGIGRIVESLQATGQLDNTLILYLQDNGGCAEANGRKTPKRPLPDDIVPMGKDELQTMMVPQRSRDGRPVRTGPGEMPGPADTYIAYGRNWASVSNTPFREYKSSNHEGGIATPLIAHWPKGIAARNELRHEPGHLVDLMATCIELSGQEYPARFADHDILPMEGRSLAGGFAADRTEERVLLFEHFGKAAIRKGPWKLVRAGETRPWELYAIEDDRSELNDLSKTHPEKVRELADLWEKEAERTFIYPKPAGKKKR
- a CDS encoding SUMF1/EgtB/PvdO family nonheme iron enzyme, with product MKKSCMPESKPLRQVFSALFCAALAGSIPTAAQAADPYSGMLEALRSEISAKLPRFNDASRAGIEGAKDSKARVEAARKLPELDKFLASDALDAKLAKFVILHEATPAGLAEFAAKGAEQRRSIDALLADDQLMLQMAIADGARPVHGRDSEPANYGRAMGIYTAIQKASPKAKEGVLQRLALAVSLEFSEPLGNDGTEDAPAKPDPIDPVKRYLHFEKAYQAGELDANFDRLGIWDLRFVVCAPEGDEALAWGREMLRNYRPDHIFTENEGWRYANLVNTDVRYGSIDVGKDRPELMGPQNILMNGGICGRRSFFARFICRAFGIPATARPSTGHGASARWTPQGWVVVLGPGWGSGKSTTRYRTDRDFLATTQARARANEFLKVKRAYWIGDAMGEKSCYTEFDPKAAPAFWNAVALATQRSIIEKSGAVTPDAVGADLGEADGKSDAGESKPIPPDARQITRGEDGTITIPAAACAQATGDSEDVIAMESFGGGMQVFLPRFLQQKPILVRGGSLRHEASLCESATRHWRGARPKKSKDLRGFRVAVTPDGERAEKEFAVELADGVAMEFVYIPPGRFLMGGDLREKQGDVLANTPRHDVTLTKGFYLGRYEVTQAQYEAVMGKAQGSMGSGPDYPADGVKPYNALLFCEHLSAMIGLEARLPSEAEWEYAARAGTGTRWFFGDEPSKLGEYAWFNGNAGGKSHPVGRKKPNPWGLHDIYGNVAEFVRDEHSEDYYANSPGIDPAGPLLGTHSEMDYTIEVPKAGTYTLTAKVATSNVGQSLQLSVNEDKSPTTIALPFTIGLWAESEPVTLNLRQGKNILHFWRDQAPQFGVALKFFILMPPGKN